One genomic window of Luteitalea pratensis includes the following:
- a CDS encoding agmatine deiminase family protein: MSLARTPAALGYRMPAEWQPHAATWLTWPKDPATWPDRVPAVQEIFLQFIDALTPHERVCLLVDNADVAEDVRQRCHGRAARLEHLQLIPIETVDSWIRDYGPNFLLGPAQQLAFNHWRFNAWGGKYESLMRDASVPARLDELAGVMKFEPGLVLEGGSIDVNGAGTVLTTEQCLLHPNRNPGVTKADLEASLRAYLGVQQVVWLGEGIEGDDTDGHVDDITRFVGPDTIVTAVEDDPSDANHVPLRDNLARLRAARQPDGQPWRIVTLPMCGHVMADDERLPASYANFYIANDVLLAPVYGHANDAAATAILRDLFPTRRVVPILCEPLVWGMGSIHCVTQQQPHSL, encoded by the coding sequence GTGAGCCTGGCGCGCACCCCTGCCGCACTCGGCTATCGCATGCCGGCCGAGTGGCAGCCGCATGCGGCGACGTGGCTCACGTGGCCAAAGGACCCGGCCACGTGGCCCGATCGTGTTCCCGCGGTGCAGGAGATCTTCCTGCAGTTCATCGACGCCTTGACGCCGCACGAGCGCGTCTGCCTGCTCGTCGACAATGCCGACGTTGCCGAGGACGTCCGGCAGCGGTGCCACGGGCGCGCTGCACGCCTCGAGCACCTGCAGTTGATCCCCATCGAGACCGTGGACTCGTGGATTCGCGACTACGGTCCCAACTTCCTGCTCGGACCTGCGCAGCAGCTGGCGTTCAATCACTGGCGCTTCAATGCGTGGGGCGGCAAGTACGAGTCGCTGATGCGCGACGCCTCCGTGCCTGCGCGCCTGGACGAGCTGGCCGGCGTCATGAAGTTCGAGCCAGGGCTGGTCCTCGAAGGCGGCTCGATCGACGTGAATGGCGCCGGTACCGTGCTCACGACGGAGCAGTGCCTGCTCCACCCCAACCGCAACCCAGGCGTGACGAAGGCGGATCTGGAGGCGTCGCTGCGCGCGTACCTCGGCGTGCAGCAGGTGGTGTGGCTGGGCGAGGGCATCGAGGGCGACGACACCGACGGGCACGTCGACGACATTACTCGCTTCGTGGGCCCGGACACGATCGTGACCGCCGTGGAAGACGACCCTTCCGACGCCAACCACGTACCGCTCCGCGACAACCTGGCGCGCCTGCGCGCGGCACGGCAGCCCGACGGCCAACCGTGGCGGATTGTCACGCTGCCGATGTGTGGGCACGTGATGGCCGACGACGAACGCCTGCCCGCCAGCTACGCGAACTTCTACATCGCCAACGACGTGCTGCTCGCGCCCGTATACGGTCACGCCAACGACGCCGCGGCGACGGCGATTCTCCGGGATCTCTTCCCGACGCGCCGGGTCGTCCCGATCCTGTGCGAGCCGCTGGTGTGGGGCATGGGCTCAATCCATTGCGTGACGCAGCAGCAACCGCACTCTCTGTAG
- a CDS encoding zinc-binding dehydrogenase, with product MGAMQPAVVQFGLDQPLQVALRDVPVPEIGPADVLLAVGAASVCGSDVHQAYLTHSWPVNAPVTLGHEFGGVVAQVGADVKAFKEGDRVVSETAAYICGECLLCRTGRYNLCPTRKGFGYGIDGAMAQYVRVPARCLHHIPDTLPFDIACLTEPHCVAYQSMCVNADIKPGDLVVVLGPGPIGLLCAKMAALSGAYPLVVAGRAADRGRLEVARELGATHVVDVDNQSLEEVVRALDPLGADVVCDASGASRPLDAALQMCKPDGTVVKVGWSPDLVPINLNPLVQKAVRLHGSFSHNYPVWERVISLLAAGRTGAEKVVGLRTDLEHWHEAFEGMHSGQVIKSVLLPHGPEGPKR from the coding sequence ATGGGTGCCATGCAACCCGCCGTCGTGCAGTTCGGCCTCGACCAGCCGTTGCAGGTGGCCCTGCGCGACGTCCCGGTGCCCGAGATCGGGCCGGCCGACGTGCTGCTGGCCGTGGGCGCCGCCTCCGTCTGCGGCTCGGACGTGCACCAGGCCTACCTGACGCATTCATGGCCGGTCAACGCGCCGGTGACGCTCGGGCACGAATTCGGTGGCGTCGTCGCCCAGGTCGGTGCCGACGTGAAGGCCTTCAAGGAAGGCGACCGCGTCGTCAGTGAGACCGCCGCGTACATCTGCGGCGAGTGCCTGCTGTGCCGCACCGGTCGCTACAACCTGTGTCCGACCCGCAAGGGATTCGGCTACGGCATCGATGGCGCGATGGCGCAGTACGTGCGCGTGCCGGCGCGCTGCCTGCATCACATTCCCGACACGCTGCCGTTCGACATCGCGTGCCTGACCGAGCCGCACTGTGTCGCCTACCAGTCGATGTGCGTCAATGCGGACATCAAGCCGGGTGATCTCGTGGTCGTGCTCGGTCCTGGACCGATCGGATTGCTCTGCGCGAAGATGGCCGCGCTCAGTGGCGCGTACCCGCTCGTGGTCGCTGGCCGCGCGGCCGACCGGGGACGCCTCGAGGTCGCGCGCGAACTCGGCGCGACGCATGTCGTCGACGTCGACAACCAGTCACTCGAGGAGGTCGTGCGCGCGCTCGACCCGCTGGGCGCCGATGTCGTGTGCGATGCCTCGGGGGCGAGCCGTCCGCTCGATGCGGCGCTGCAGATGTGCAAGCCGGACGGCACGGTCGTCAAGGTCGGCTGGTCGCCCGATCTGGTGCCGATCAATCTCAATCCGCTCGTCCAGAAGGCCGTGCGGTTGCATGGCTCCTTCAGCCACAACTACCCGGTGTGGGAGCGCGTGATCAGCCTGCTGGCCGCCGGCCGGACCGGCGCCGAGAAGGTGGTGGGCCTGCGGACGGATCTCGAACACTGGCACGAGGCCTTCGAAGGCATGCACAGCGGCCAGGTGATCAAGTCCGTCCTCCTGCCGCACGGCCCGGAAGGGCCGAAGCGCTAG
- a CDS encoding sugar phosphate isomerase/epimerase family protein yields MPPRISVFPKCYFDELCAGRMDYLQWLRDAKGLGGEGIEHYDGFLAPLGPDGAARVCEVMEETGQASSLLCFSPDFTHPDADERRRQVARQKAAIDMSVALGLRHCRTLSGQRLPGMTRAEGVQRTVEGIRASLEYAAERDVVLCMENHYKDGNWTYPEFAQAEDVFLEIVEQIDHPNFGVQYDPSNAIVGGYDPLAFLEKVRHRVVSMHASDRYLEEGATLEDLKQADGSTGYSAALKHGETGKGLNDYDTIFGILAEAGYDGWISIEDGMNGLDELARSAEFLKAKRAQYYGS; encoded by the coding sequence ATGCCACCTCGTATTTCCGTCTTTCCCAAGTGCTACTTCGACGAGCTGTGTGCCGGCCGCATGGATTACCTCCAGTGGCTGCGCGATGCGAAGGGCCTCGGTGGCGAGGGCATCGAGCACTACGACGGGTTCCTGGCGCCGCTCGGGCCGGACGGCGCAGCGCGCGTGTGCGAGGTGATGGAGGAGACGGGGCAGGCGTCCTCGCTGCTGTGCTTCTCTCCTGACTTCACGCATCCGGACGCCGACGAACGCCGGCGGCAGGTGGCGCGACAGAAGGCTGCCATCGACATGTCCGTGGCGCTCGGGCTAAGGCATTGCCGCACGCTCAGCGGGCAGCGACTGCCGGGCATGACGCGCGCCGAGGGTGTGCAGCGGACGGTCGAGGGCATTCGCGCGTCGCTCGAGTACGCGGCCGAACGCGACGTCGTGCTCTGCATGGAGAACCACTACAAGGACGGCAACTGGACGTATCCGGAATTCGCACAGGCCGAGGACGTGTTCCTCGAGATCGTCGAGCAGATCGATCACCCGAACTTCGGCGTCCAGTACGACCCGTCCAACGCCATCGTCGGCGGTTACGATCCGCTCGCGTTCCTCGAGAAGGTCCGGCATCGCGTGGTGAGCATGCACGCGTCGGATCGGTATCTCGAAGAGGGCGCCACCCTCGAAGACCTGAAACAGGCCGACGGGAGCACCGGCTACAGTGCCGCTCTCAAGCACGGTGAGACGGGCAAGGGCCTCAACGACTACGACACGATCTTCGGCATCCTTGCCGAGGCCGGCTACGACGGCTGGATCTCGATCGAGGACGGCATGAACGGACTCGACGAACTCGCCCGGTCGGCCGAATTCCTGAAGGCCAAGCGGGCGCAGTATTACGGCTCGTAG
- a CDS encoding gluconate 2-dehydrogenase subunit 3 family protein: MNRRKVLKVLGAAPAMVGIAWTEAEAQQAHQHAQQAKKSAAAAKAPYKPKYFTPHEMATVTALTNLIIPKDERSGNASEAGVPEFIDYMMIDQPDRQTMMRGGLRWLDSECRKRYGQPFVKSTEAQQTEICDALAYPAKAKPEHSHGVRFFSAVRDLTATGFFTSKIGIADLDYKGNTFVPKWTGAPKEALDHLGVSYEPLGKWYTESM, from the coding sequence ATGAATCGACGCAAGGTGCTGAAGGTGCTCGGAGCCGCGCCCGCCATGGTCGGCATCGCCTGGACCGAGGCCGAGGCGCAGCAGGCCCACCAGCACGCGCAGCAGGCGAAGAAGTCGGCTGCCGCGGCCAAGGCTCCCTACAAGCCGAAGTACTTCACGCCGCACGAAATGGCCACGGTCACGGCGCTGACCAACCTGATCATCCCGAAGGACGAGCGGTCCGGGAATGCCAGCGAGGCCGGCGTGCCCGAGTTCATCGACTACATGATGATCGACCAGCCCGATCGCCAGACGATGATGCGTGGCGGTCTCCGGTGGCTCGATAGCGAGTGCCGCAAGCGCTATGGGCAGCCGTTCGTGAAGAGCACCGAGGCACAGCAGACCGAGATCTGCGACGCGCTAGCGTATCCGGCCAAGGCGAAGCCGGAACATTCGCACGGCGTCCGCTTTTTCAGTGCGGTCCGGGATCTGACAGCCACCGGCTTCTTCACGAGCAAGATCGGCATCGCCGACCTCGACTACAAGGGCAATACCTTCGTGCCCAAGTGGACCGGCGCGCCGAAGGAGGCCCTCGACCACCTCGGTGTCAGCTACGAGCCGCTAGGCAAGTGGTACACGGAGTCGATGTAA
- a CDS encoding carbon-nitrogen hydrolase, with protein sequence MAKQKASSKPVVGLVQMSCAPDPAKNLKKAISRIGEAARRGATIVCLQELFKSQYFCQTEDTGLFALAEPIPGETTKALAKVARQHKVVLVSSLFERRAAGVYHNTAVIFDQDGSVVGKYRKMHIPDDPLYYEKFYFTPGDLGFKVHQTSRGNCGVLVCWDQWFPEAARLTALQGAQLLFYPTAIGWLPGEKTEMNLAQHSAWETAQRAHAIANGVFVVAVNRVGIEGQLQFWGQSFVADPFGRILAKASAEAEETLLVECDLSLIEQTRQNWPFLRDRRIDAYAPLTQRLIEP encoded by the coding sequence ATGGCCAAACAGAAGGCGTCCTCCAAACCCGTCGTCGGGCTCGTGCAGATGAGCTGCGCGCCCGATCCGGCGAAGAACCTCAAGAAGGCGATCAGCCGCATCGGCGAGGCCGCACGCCGTGGCGCGACGATCGTGTGCCTGCAGGAACTCTTCAAGTCGCAGTATTTCTGCCAGACCGAGGACACGGGTCTCTTCGCGCTGGCCGAACCGATTCCCGGCGAGACGACGAAGGCACTCGCGAAGGTGGCGCGGCAGCACAAGGTGGTGCTGGTGTCGTCGCTGTTCGAACGGCGTGCGGCGGGCGTCTACCACAACACCGCGGTCATCTTCGATCAGGACGGCAGCGTGGTGGGGAAGTACCGCAAGATGCACATCCCCGACGACCCGCTCTATTACGAGAAGTTCTACTTCACACCCGGAGATCTTGGCTTCAAGGTCCATCAGACCTCACGCGGCAACTGCGGCGTGCTGGTGTGCTGGGATCAGTGGTTCCCCGAAGCGGCCCGCCTGACGGCGCTGCAAGGCGCGCAGTTGCTCTTCTACCCGACCGCGATCGGCTGGCTGCCCGGGGAGAAGACGGAGATGAATCTCGCCCAGCACTCGGCCTGGGAGACCGCGCAGCGAGCGCATGCGATCGCCAACGGCGTCTTCGTGGTTGCCGTGAATCGCGTCGGGATCGAGGGACAACTGCAGTTCTGGGGGCAGTCGTTCGTGGCCGATCCCTTCGGACGCATCCTCGCCAAGGCGTCGGCCGAAGCCGAGGAGACCCTGCTGGTCGAGTGCGATCTCTCGCTGATCGAGCAGACACGCCAGAACTGGCCGTTCCTTCGCGATCGACGCATCGACGCCTATGCGCCGCTCACGCAGCGGCTGATCGAACCGTGA
- a CDS encoding GMC oxidoreductase: MQVIRSPKVYDVVVVGSGAGGGITAKVLTEAGAEVCMLEAGPEWDQGRDGKMLGWPYDSPRRGASTERPFGEFDAAWGGWQLDGEPYTSAPGSQFDWFRARMLGGRTNHWGRISLRWGPDDFRRKSIDGVGDDWPFTYDDIKPYYDKLDEFVGIFGTNHAAETGLHNEPDGKFQPPPLPRAYELYFKQAADRLKVACVPARLSILTKPLNGRAACHYCAQCGRGCTTHSNFQSTTVLLPPAMKTGKLTIVTGAMAREVLSNDEGKATGVSYIDTATGEEKAVQGRIVVLAASACESARLLLNSKSARFPNGLANGSGAVGQNLTDSTGASLSGFIPKMVGMPNYNEDGTGGMHLYMPWWLNNVKDKLPFPRGYHIEPGGGRHMPGFGFMGGIDRHPGGSGGGYGKGLKEEYRRLWGATIGFAGRGEMVANKDTYMDIDPNVVDKWGIPVPRFHWKFGDSERLQARHMMETFKALIEEMGGTVLGKIPGAEQDYGLAAGGRIIHEAGVVRLGDDRKASALNKYCQAHEVKNLFVADAGPFVSQADKNLTWTIMALAWRTSEYIAEQRKALAI; this comes from the coding sequence ATGCAAGTCATCCGTTCTCCCAAGGTGTACGACGTGGTCGTCGTCGGCTCGGGCGCCGGCGGCGGAATCACCGCCAAGGTGCTCACCGAAGCCGGCGCAGAGGTCTGCATGCTCGAAGCCGGCCCGGAGTGGGACCAGGGCCGCGATGGCAAGATGCTGGGCTGGCCCTACGACTCGCCGCGACGGGGTGCGTCGACTGAACGTCCGTTCGGCGAATTCGATGCCGCCTGGGGTGGCTGGCAGCTCGATGGCGAGCCCTATACGTCGGCGCCTGGATCGCAGTTCGACTGGTTCCGCGCCCGCATGCTCGGTGGGCGCACCAATCACTGGGGTCGCATCTCGCTGCGCTGGGGGCCCGACGACTTCCGCCGCAAGAGCATCGACGGCGTCGGTGACGACTGGCCGTTCACCTACGACGACATCAAGCCGTACTACGACAAGCTGGACGAGTTTGTCGGCATCTTCGGCACCAACCACGCCGCCGAGACGGGGCTGCACAACGAGCCGGACGGAAAATTCCAGCCGCCGCCGCTGCCGCGTGCGTACGAGCTGTACTTCAAGCAGGCAGCAGACCGGTTGAAGGTCGCGTGTGTGCCGGCGCGGTTGTCGATTCTCACGAAACCGCTCAACGGCCGCGCCGCCTGTCACTACTGTGCGCAGTGCGGACGGGGCTGCACGACGCACTCGAACTTCCAGTCGACCACCGTGCTGCTGCCGCCGGCGATGAAGACCGGCAAGCTCACCATCGTGACCGGCGCGATGGCGCGCGAGGTGCTGAGCAACGACGAGGGCAAGGCGACCGGCGTCTCCTACATCGACACCGCGACGGGCGAGGAGAAGGCGGTGCAGGGCCGCATCGTCGTGCTCGCTGCGAGTGCGTGTGAGAGCGCGCGGTTGCTGCTCAACTCGAAATCGGCGCGCTTCCCGAACGGCCTCGCCAACGGCAGTGGTGCCGTCGGCCAGAACCTCACCGACTCCACCGGCGCCAGCCTGTCCGGGTTCATCCCGAAGATGGTCGGCATGCCGAACTACAACGAGGACGGCACCGGCGGCATGCACTTGTACATGCCCTGGTGGCTGAACAACGTCAAGGACAAGCTGCCGTTCCCGCGCGGGTATCACATCGAGCCGGGCGGCGGGCGCCACATGCCGGGCTTCGGATTCATGGGCGGCATCGACCGCCACCCGGGCGGGTCGGGCGGAGGTTATGGCAAGGGCCTGAAGGAAGAGTACCGGCGTCTCTGGGGCGCCACGATCGGCTTTGCCGGACGCGGCGAGATGGTGGCCAACAAAGACACCTACATGGACATCGACCCGAACGTCGTCGACAAGTGGGGCATCCCGGTGCCGCGCTTCCACTGGAAGTTCGGCGACTCCGAGCGGTTGCAGGCGCGCCACATGATGGAGACCTTCAAGGCCCTGATCGAAGAGATGGGCGGCACGGTGCTCGGCAAGATCCCGGGCGCCGAGCAGGACTACGGCCTTGCGGCTGGCGGCCGCATCATCCACGAGGCCGGCGTCGTGCGCCTGGGCGACGACCGGAAGGCCTCGGCGCTCAACAAGTACTGCCAGGCCCACGAGGTGAAGAACCTGTTTGTTGCCGACGCCGGGCCGTTCGTGTCGCAGGCCGACAAGAACCTCACGTGGACGATCATGGCCCTTGCCTGGCGCACCAGCGAGTACATCGCCGAGCAGCGCAAGGCCCTCGCAATCTAG
- a CDS encoding oxidoreductase: protein MADLKIPNLPRAFDLTGRVALVTGSTSGIGKGIALQLAALGAAVIVNGRSEARGAEVIAGITAAGARAAFEASDLTDATQCRQLVDRAAAHFGRLDILVNNAADTSRGDVRTTTIEDWDRIHAINLRAPFFLMQAAVPHLERQGGGVILNIGSVNAYIGEPKLTAYSSAKGGLMTLTKNAAAQLNAARIRVNQINVGWTLTEGEEKVKREQEGKGDEWVAEAVKTRPFGRLLEPADTAYAVAYYVSDAGACVTGSVMDLEQYPVGAPPAW from the coding sequence ATGGCTGACCTCAAGATCCCGAATCTCCCTCGCGCGTTCGATCTCACGGGCCGCGTCGCTCTCGTTACCGGGTCGACGTCAGGCATCGGCAAAGGCATCGCGCTGCAGCTGGCGGCCCTGGGTGCGGCCGTGATCGTCAACGGGCGATCCGAGGCGAGGGGCGCGGAGGTGATCGCGGGAATCACCGCGGCCGGCGCGCGTGCCGCCTTCGAGGCCAGCGATCTCACCGACGCGACGCAGTGCCGACAACTCGTGGATCGGGCTGCCGCCCACTTCGGTCGCCTGGACATCCTCGTGAACAATGCCGCCGACACGTCACGCGGCGACGTGCGGACGACGACGATCGAGGACTGGGATCGCATCCATGCGATCAACCTGCGGGCGCCGTTCTTCCTGATGCAGGCCGCCGTGCCGCATCTCGAGCGGCAGGGCGGCGGGGTGATTCTCAACATCGGGTCGGTCAATGCCTACATCGGCGAGCCGAAGCTGACGGCATATTCGTCGGCCAAGGGCGGGCTGATGACACTCACGAAGAACGCCGCGGCGCAGCTCAATGCGGCAAGGATCCGCGTCAACCAGATCAACGTCGGCTGGACCCTCACCGAGGGCGAGGAGAAGGTCAAGCGTGAGCAGGAAGGCAAAGGCGACGAATGGGTCGCCGAAGCCGTCAAGACGCGCCCGTTCGGTCGCCTGCTGGAGCCGGCCGACACGGCATACGCGGTCGCGTACTATGTGTCGGATGCAGGTGCGTGCGTGACCGGCTCGGTGATGGATCTCGAGCAGTATCCGGTCGGCGCGCCGCCGGCCTGGTGA
- a CDS encoding YjhG/YagF family D-xylonate dehydratase, whose translation MAPSVPLALDRGDAAIFDVTTAAPGPAGQLPLTPDDLLQKPSGDLFGWSLDVGMGWAPGALRQSQMLLLSTLGGMREPDGTPLALGYHTGHWEVGLLMREAALTCRATGWTPFAGFCTDPCDGRSQGTPGMFDSLPYRNDAATVLGRLIRSLPTRAAVLGVATCDKGLPAMLMAMAGAGDLPVAIVPGGVTLPATDGEDAGTVQTIGARFSHGLISLEEAAALGCRACASPGGGCQFLGTAASAQVVSEALGLAVPHSALAPSGQAIWLDGAARAVYALQAQHALGWTARSIVTDAAIRNAMVAHAAFGGSTNLLLHVPAIAHAAGLTRPGIADWMAVNRAVPRLVDALPAGPHPTVRVHLAGGVPEVLLHLRALGLLETGVPTCTGLTLGDVLDWWEQSERRQRCRQILRDRDRVDPDAVILPPSTAAAAGLTSTVCFMRGTLAPEGAIVKSTAIARDLLDADGIYRHLGPARVFTSEADAIRAIKGQDETALAPGEVVVVAGIGPMGTGMEEVYQVTSALKHLPRLRGTPLLTDARFSGVSTGPCVGHIGPEALAGGPLGRLRDGDRVRVEIDTRALAGTIDLVREDPVTGELVPDVETLANRTPHPALAPHPKLPPATRLWAALQAASGGTWGGCVYDVDSIVEKLR comes from the coding sequence ATGGCTCCTTCCGTCCCTCTCGCACTCGATCGCGGCGACGCCGCGATCTTCGACGTCACGACGGCTGCCCCTGGGCCCGCGGGGCAGCTGCCGCTCACCCCCGACGATCTCCTCCAGAAGCCGAGCGGCGACCTCTTCGGCTGGTCGCTGGACGTCGGCATGGGTTGGGCCCCCGGCGCGCTCCGCCAGTCGCAGATGCTGCTGCTCAGCACGCTGGGCGGCATGCGCGAGCCGGACGGTACGCCCCTCGCGCTCGGGTACCACACAGGACACTGGGAGGTCGGCCTCCTGATGCGTGAGGCGGCGCTGACATGTCGGGCTACCGGCTGGACCCCCTTCGCGGGCTTCTGCACCGATCCGTGTGACGGACGATCGCAGGGCACGCCGGGCATGTTCGACAGCCTGCCGTACCGCAACGACGCGGCCACGGTGCTCGGTCGTCTCATTCGCTCGCTTCCGACCCGCGCTGCCGTGCTCGGCGTGGCCACCTGCGACAAGGGCTTGCCGGCGATGCTGATGGCCATGGCCGGTGCTGGCGACTTGCCGGTCGCGATCGTGCCTGGTGGCGTGACGTTGCCTGCGACCGACGGCGAGGATGCCGGCACGGTGCAGACGATCGGCGCCCGCTTCTCGCACGGACTCATCTCGCTCGAGGAGGCCGCGGCGCTCGGCTGCCGGGCGTGCGCGTCGCCTGGCGGCGGATGCCAGTTCCTCGGTACCGCGGCTTCGGCGCAGGTGGTGTCGGAGGCACTGGGGCTCGCCGTTCCGCACAGCGCGCTCGCGCCTTCCGGGCAAGCCATCTGGCTCGACGGCGCGGCCCGCGCGGTGTATGCACTGCAGGCACAGCACGCCCTCGGCTGGACCGCCCGTTCGATCGTCACCGACGCCGCGATCCGCAACGCGATGGTGGCGCACGCGGCATTCGGCGGTTCGACGAACCTGCTCCTGCACGTGCCGGCAATCGCGCATGCCGCGGGCCTGACGCGTCCTGGCATCGCCGACTGGATGGCTGTCAACCGAGCCGTCCCGCGCCTCGTCGACGCGCTGCCTGCCGGGCCGCATCCAACCGTCCGCGTCCACCTGGCGGGCGGCGTTCCCGAGGTGCTGCTGCACCTGCGCGCGCTCGGCCTGCTCGAGACCGGCGTGCCGACCTGCACCGGCCTCACGCTCGGCGACGTCCTCGACTGGTGGGAGCAGAGTGAACGCCGCCAGCGCTGCCGCCAGATCCTGCGCGACCGGGATCGGGTCGATCCCGATGCCGTGATCCTGCCGCCATCGACGGCAGCGGCCGCGGGGCTGACCAGCACGGTGTGCTTCATGCGCGGCACACTGGCGCCGGAGGGCGCGATCGTGAAGAGCACCGCCATCGCTCGCGACCTCCTCGATGCCGACGGCATCTACCGGCACCTGGGACCGGCGCGCGTGTTCACCAGCGAGGCCGACGCCATTCGCGCCATCAAGGGGCAGGACGAGACCGCGCTCGCGCCAGGTGAAGTCGTCGTGGTCGCCGGGATCGGGCCGATGGGTACGGGGATGGAAGAGGTCTACCAGGTGACGTCGGCCTTGAAGCACCTGCCGCGCCTGCGTGGCACGCCGTTGCTCACCGACGCGCGATTCTCGGGCGTGTCCACCGGGCCCTGCGTCGGGCACATCGGTCCCGAGGCCCTGGCCGGCGGCCCGCTCGGACGCCTTCGCGACGGCGATCGCGTGCGGGTGGAGATCGATACGCGCGCACTCGCGGGCACCATCGACCTCGTGCGCGAGGACCCTGTGACGGGTGAACTGGTGCCCGATGTCGAGACGCTCGCGAACCGCACGCCACATCCGGCGCTGGCGCCGCACCCGAAGCTGCCGCCTGCGACGCGGCTCTGGGCGGCATTGCAGGCCGCGAGCGGTGGAACGTGGGGCGGCTGCGTCTACGATGTGGACAGTATCGTGGAGAAGCTCAGGTAG
- a CDS encoding PQQ-dependent sugar dehydrogenase — MLLRISASIVGLGALAAGPLLLAQAPAPKKDVAKVWTDVCASCHGASMQGAQAPSMLDDTWVSGNGDDAALASTIKNGRVPTGMPAFGTLLNDEDIRAMVVYIRETAGKAKAAGAGYAAPAANVVVQSEKHAFKLETVLEGVTAPWGLDFLPDGRMLITEKGGALRIADAKGVLAAEPVQGVPAVWSKGQGGLLDVAVHPDYAKNGWIYLSYSDPGENDSAMTAVIRAKLNGNALVEVQQLFKAPAATYRTANVHFGSRLVFDGKGHVFFSIGERGQQDDAQTVTRPNGKVHRINEDGSIPTDNPFADKADAIKSIWSYGHRNPQGLTMHPTTGALYDVEHGPRGGDELNLVEKGKNYGWPVITYGMNYNGTPMTDKTAAPGMEQPLTYWVPSIAVSSIGFYTGGKFPAWKGNLFLGSLAAQELRRLELTPTGVKQEVLFKNVGRLRDVVMGPDGAIYIAFNQPDRIARIVPASATGTSAAANQAR; from the coding sequence ATGTTGCTCCGCATTTCCGCTTCAATTGTCGGCCTGGGGGCGCTTGCCGCCGGGCCGCTGCTGCTGGCGCAGGCGCCAGCGCCCAAGAAGGACGTCGCCAAGGTCTGGACCGACGTCTGTGCCAGCTGCCACGGCGCCTCCATGCAGGGGGCGCAGGCACCGAGCATGCTCGACGACACCTGGGTCTCAGGCAACGGCGACGATGCCGCCCTCGCCTCGACGATCAAGAACGGCCGCGTGCCCACGGGCATGCCCGCGTTCGGCACCCTGTTGAACGACGAAGACATTCGCGCGATGGTCGTCTACATCCGCGAGACGGCCGGCAAGGCGAAGGCGGCGGGCGCTGGCTATGCCGCACCCGCGGCCAACGTCGTCGTGCAGAGCGAGAAGCATGCGTTCAAGCTCGAGACCGTCCTCGAAGGCGTCACGGCGCCGTGGGGCCTGGACTTCCTGCCTGATGGCCGGATGCTGATCACGGAGAAAGGCGGTGCCCTCCGGATCGCCGACGCCAAGGGCGTGCTCGCCGCCGAGCCGGTGCAGGGTGTGCCCGCCGTGTGGTCGAAGGGCCAGGGCGGCCTGCTCGACGTGGCGGTGCATCCCGACTACGCGAAGAACGGCTGGATCTACCTCTCCTACAGCGACCCGGGCGAGAACGACTCGGCGATGACGGCCGTCATTCGCGCCAAGCTGAATGGCAACGCGCTCGTCGAGGTGCAGCAGCTGTTCAAGGCGCCCGCGGCCACCTATCGCACGGCCAACGTGCACTTCGGGTCGCGGCTCGTATTCGACGGCAAGGGGCACGTGTTCTTCTCGATCGGGGAGCGCGGACAGCAGGACGATGCGCAGACCGTCACGCGTCCCAACGGCAAGGTTCACCGCATCAACGAGGATGGATCGATCCCCACGGACAACCCGTTTGCCGACAAGGCCGATGCGATCAAGAGCATCTGGAGCTACGGTCATCGCAATCCGCAGGGCCTGACAATGCACCCGACGACAGGCGCGCTCTACGACGTCGAGCACGGCCCGCGCGGTGGTGACGAACTCAACCTCGTCGAAAAGGGCAAGAACTACGGCTGGCCGGTCATCACCTACGGGATGAACTACAACGGCACGCCGATGACCGACAAGACGGCGGCGCCGGGCATGGAGCAGCCGCTCACGTACTGGGTGCCGTCGATCGCCGTGTCCTCGATCGGTTTCTACACCGGCGGCAAGTTCCCCGCGTGGAAGGGCAACCTGTTTCTCGGATCGCTCGCGGCCCAGGAACTCCGCCGCCTGGAGTTGACGCCGACGGGAGTGAAGCAGGAAGTGCTGTTCAAGAACGTCGGCCGCTTGCGCGACGTCGTGATGGGACCTGACGGCGCGATCTACATCGCCTTCAATCAGCCCGATCGCATCGCCCGCATCGTCCCGGCGTCCGCCACGGGCACGAGCGCCGCGGCGAATCAGGCCAGGTAG